The sequence below is a genomic window from Salinispira pacifica.
AAGAGCTGTTCTGAAGAATCAGGGCCCGCAATTCAGTCTGGGGATTATAGCTTAAGGATTTATTGATCTCCCGGTTCATATGGATGGCAACGTTGGGAATAATGGCGGCGCTCTGTTCCAGAACAAAATTCCGGGCTTCAAGCCCGTGTTTCCCCTGAAACACATAGCGTCCCGCCAGCTTCAGATCCCGGTCCAGCCAGGTGGCGTAGACGGGGCCGCCGTACACCTCAATGCCTGCGGTAAGACGGCCTGAGTTTGACTGAAACGCGCTTCCCTTGAGCTTGAGCAAAGGGCTGTCCAGATGGGTGCCCGCCACCGATACGCCCTGCCAGGGCGTAAAACTTCCGGTTGAGAAGGCCATGACGGCGGACCCGTCCCGAACCACATAGTATTTCCTGCCCTTTTCCAGTTTCCAGGGTTCGCCTTCCTCCAGACGAACGGCACCGGCCTCTTCCAGCAAGAGGGCGCTGTATTCCGCCGCATGAAAAGCGGTGGGGCTTGAATCGATGTAGGTGGAAAGTGCGCTGCTCAGCTTCCGCAGCTCATCGGTGGTGTAGCGTGGTGTATAATCAGACATATTGAAAACTCCTTCGTGTGCATTCGTGTCGGTTCGCATAGTATTGGGCCGATTCGGGAGCAGTCCGCGGCCTCTGCGGGCTGACCCCGGTCGGCCCCGGGCAGGCCCCGGCTGACCCCGGGCTGGCCCGGCTGACCCCGGGCTGGCCAGGCAACTTCAAATCAGCACAATACTGAAAATCTGCAGATCAATACAGGGAATACGAGTAGAGTCCCGCATTCAGCTGGCCGTTTTTCAGATTCAGTTTGGTGTCGGGTCTCAGACCCACATGCTTCAGGGCATCTCTGTTTGCAGAGAATATGTGCACCTTGTATCCCTTCCAGTGTCTCTTCATGCTGTCGCCCAGCCGGGAATAAAAATCCCTGGCATCATCCACCTGCAGGCGCATATCGTAGGGCGGATTCAGGATCATCATCCTCGTGGCGGCTGTGGCTGAGGGTTCCCCTGGCTCTCTGTTTTGGGACCCGGCGTTCTTTTCAGCCTGTTCCCGGCTCCCGGGAAGATCCAGACTCTCGTGCAGGCTGTGAAAATCCGACTGATAAAACTCGATATATTCTTCAACGCCGGCTCTGGATGCGTTTCGCCTGGCTATCTGTATAGCCCGGGGGTCCAGGTCCGATGCAATAATCCGCCAAGGTGATGAGCTCCCCCCGGATGTGTTTGGACCGCTTTGGGTCTGGGCAGATGAACCTCCACCCCGGTTTTCAGCCGCAGAAGATGAAGATACCGAGGGCGAGGGACGCTTCCGGGATGCGGAAATGAGTTGTTCGCCCACATCCGGCCAGCGGTAACACATGAAGTCCCGTCCGGCTGCCGCTTTTTTCTTTACAAGGATGGCTCCGGATGCTTTTTTGTGCCCGGGTTTGGGGCGCCCGGATTCCGGATCGGTTGAAGTCGGGTCGGCTGGTTTCGGATCTGGCTGTTTCAGATCTGGCTGTTTCGGATCTGTCAGTTCCGGATCCGGACGGGCGGCTCCGGTACGGTTTTCACCTGCCTTGCCCTGGACAGCATGGGGCGGGATGCCCAGGTCTTTCAGATAGCGGGCGGCTTCAATGCTGAAGGTGCCGCTGCCGCACATGGGATCGACCAGGATTCCCGGTCCCTTGCGGGGATAAAATCCGGAGAGTCTCAGGATGCCCCAGGCCAGAGCCTCGTTCAGGGGGGCTCCGGTATGATCTTTTCTGTAGCCCCGCTGACTCAGGGGCGTGCCGGCTGCATCCCGCAGCAGGAGAGCGTCGTTTTTCTGAAAGAGAACGGTAAAGCTGATATCCGGATTGTTCCGGTCCACCGACGGGCGCCGGCCTTCCGGGGTGCGCAGGCTGTCAACGATTATATCTTTGGTTTTCAGGGTGATATATCGCAGGGAGGCGGGTGCCTTCCCACCGCTTTCCAGGGCTTGTATGGCAAAATTCTGGCTGATCTTCAGATACTTTTTCCAGCTGATTTTTTTCAGCCCGGCATAGAGTCTGCCCTCGCTGTCATGGGGAAGCCGGGATATCACATGAAACACCCGCAGGGCGGAACGCAGCTGGTTCAGAGCGTTCAGCAGCATCTGTGTATCACCCTGGAAACTCACCGCCTGCCGGCCGGGAGATATCTGATCCGCTCCCAGCTCTTTCAATTCAGCGGTGAGCAATTCTTCCATGCCCGGCAGGCAGCTTGCAGAAAATTTCAATTACACACCTCTGCTTTGCAGGAGATAGATAAAATATCCTGCGTAGCTGATGAGAAACAGAACTCCGCTCCAGCGCTCCAGCTTCCGCCGCCACAGCAGAACAAGAAACAGCAGCAGACTGATAAGAATCATCGCCAGGATGTCCACGGTGAACCCGGCGGCATAGATGCTTAAAGGAGTCACCAGAGAAGTGGCACCCAGCACCATGAGACTGTTGAATATATTGCTGCCCACGATGTTCCCCACGGAAATATCCATCTGCTTTTTACTTGCGGCGATCACGCTGGTTACCAGTTCCGGCAGGCTAGTTCCGAATGCCACAATGGTTATTCCGATAAAACGGTCACTTGCTCCAAAGAGGTTCCGTGCCATCCAGGAGGCTCCGTCAATGAGAAAATCCGAGCCGAAGCCTAATGCGGCGATCCCCCCTGCTATCTCCAGAAGCATGATGGGCACCGGACGGTTTACGTCCTCTTCGGATATCTCATCCATCTCCACCAGTTCGGATACTTCATCCTCATGCTGCCTGCTGTACATGTAGAGAAAGAGAACATATGCAACCAGAGCCGCGATCATCAGAAGCCCTTCTATCCGGAAAATCCGTCCTTCCCCGGGAGCCAGGGTTTCCCAGAACATGGGAAGTGCGGCGGCGAACAGAATGAGATAACTGAAAAACATGAGGGGAATATCTCTGAAGACGATCCCCTGGCCCACAGGTATGGTCACGATTATTGAAGAGATCCCCAGGATCAGGGCGATATTGATGATATTGCTGCCCACCACATTTCCCAGGCTGATCTCCGTATATCCTTGGAGGGCGGAGAAGAGGCTGACAAACAGTTCCGGGGCACTGGTTCCGAACGCCACCACCGTGAGTCCCACAACGATGGGTGCAACCTTGAAATGGAGGGCCATTCCTCCTGCACCCTTCACCAGATAGTTCCCGCCGAAATACAGCAGCACAAGCCCGGCGAGAACGGCCCCACTGTTGAGTAGTATATCTATTGCCATATGGATTTACTCCGGCCGCTGAAGCAGTTCGAAAATCTGGGAACGGTTCAGCATCCGTTCCTCGATTATCTCGTGGCGCTTAATATCAACCGGTTCTTCAATGCCTTCCGTCTGGCAGTAGTTCAGCGCATCGAAGACTGACGTGAAGGTGTCGATGCTGATCAGTTCACCCATCTTCTTGTAGGTGAGTACGTATTTCACAGAGCTGTTTGATCCCATAGCTGTATTATACTCATTCAGGCGGATTTGTCATCCTGTTATGTTTGTCATCCTGTTACTTCTGATATCGGCGGATGGGCCTTCAGCCCGGAGCAGCAGTGCCGTCAGTTTTTTCTGATGTGATATCGAAGTAGACACCGTGGCGCAATATTGCCAGCATCGCATCCAGGTCCTGGAGAAAGCCGGACCTGAAGGCCAGCAGGTCGGTAAGAATTTCGTGGGCGACATCTTTCTGGGGGGTGTCTTTCTGTGGGATATCTTCCTGTGGGACAGATTGCTGGAGGGCGGCTTTACTGGAGGCAGAGGGATGCTGATCCGGGACAAAATCATGCTGTCCGGAAAGGCGTTGTTTAACATCAGTCAGGATCATTGCTGTGATCCGCCGGATCTGCTCCCGGTTTATGTTGAGTGTGTTTTGGGTGATATTATCAAACATAAGCTGCCGGATTTTTGCTGCTTTCACGGCGTGTTCCCGTGCAAATTCCGCCGCCATGTCCTGATTCCCCGGGTCATCGATCGTCATGAGAAGTCGGAAGGCTGCCGGTTCCTGGATGAACAGATCCAGGTAGACTTCGCCCAGCCAACGCAGACGCTGGAGAAAATCCGCAGGTCTGGTTGAAAGCTTCCGGTGGCAAACAGAGAGCAGAGTGACTGTGGAGTGTTTGATCAGATAAAGATAGAGACCCTTTTTGCTTCCGAACATGTTGAAGAGGGTGCCTTTGGACAGCCCGGAGTTATGCATAATTCTGTTGGTGGAGGTGTTGGTGAAACCGTGTTGTAGAAACTCCTGGATGGCGATTGTGAGAAGCTGGAGGAGTTTCTTTCTGCCCAGCGCAGAGGTGTAGCGGGGGATCTCAAGACCGTGAAGAAATTCGGGTGAGAGATTCATAAGAGCATATTACCGTAATGTGACCAGGTGGTCAAACTATCCGGGGGTGCTTTTTTTTGATATGCTCGATCTGGCCGGCCACCTCCACATTTCGCAAAGCTTCAGATCTCATTCCTCCCTCCCCCCCCACACACCCCTGCCCCACCATCCCGGGTCAGCATCCCGGGTCAGCGATATTCACAACGCCCAGGCTATGATATAACTGGCCTCACTATGGCATTGATTAGTCTGAAAAACATACATGTACGTTACTCCGACGAAGCCCTTTTTGAGGATGTAACCCTGCATATTCAGCCGGGAGATAAAATCGGGTTGCTGGGCAGAAACGGCAGCGGGAAAACAACCCTTCTGAAACTGATCGCCGGCGATATCCAGCCGGACCGGGGCTCTGTTTCCGTTCAAAAGGAAGTGAGGATCGCCCGGCTCATGCAGGATGCGGTGGGTGATTTCCAGGGCAGCACCCGGGAATTCTGTTTTTCCCCCCGCGGAAAGGCCCTCCTCCCCTCCAACGGCGCCTTGGGTAAAGAACTGTCCGGAAGCAAAGCTCATCAGAAAGAGCATCCGAAAGAGCATCAGTATGAAGAGTTTTCCCTGGAGCTGGACAAGAATTTCACCCGCCTCTCGGTGGATCCTGACGCGGAATACTCTCTGTTGTCCGGCGGGGAGAAGCGCCGGGTGCACCTGGCAATGGCCCTGGCCTGCCTTCCGGATGTATTGCTTCTGGATGAACCCACCAACCACCTTGATATCTCCACAATCCAATGGCTGGAGCGGCATCTTTCCATGAGCAATATCTCGCTGGTGATGGTGACCCATGACCGCCGCTTTGCCGCAAATGTGACAAACCGTATCAGCGAACTGGATCGGGGAGAGCTTTACAGCTTTGACTGCGGCTACGATGAGTTTTTGCGCCGCAGGGCAAGCCTTGCAGCCGCCCAGGACAGGGCCCGGGAGGCCTTCGACAAGAAGCTGGCGGATGAGGAGGCATGGCTGCGCAAAGGCATCAAGGCCCGTCGCACCCGCAACGAAGGCAGGGTAAAGGCACTGCAGGCCATGCGTGAAGAACATCGCAAACGCAGGAATAAAACCGGCCAGGTGCGGTTCGGCCTTGAAGAAGCCCGGCGCTCAGGGGATCTGGTTGCAGAGATGGAAGAAGTACAATTCAGCTATCCTTCCCGGCAAAATGATCCCGGCGATCAGAACAACAGTGAAACGGCTCCGATCATATCCTCATTTACCGCATCCATGTTACGGGGGGATCGAATCGGCATCGTGGGGGAAAACGGCGCCGGCAAAACCACCCTGGCCCGGCTCATAACCGGCGATCTGCAACCCGATTCAGGGAAAATACGCCTGGGCGAAGGTCTGGCGATTCTGTACTTCGACCAGTTAAGGAACCAGCTTGAGCCCTCAAAAACCATCCGGGAAAATATCGCCGGAGACGACGATGCCGTGGTGATTAATGGAAAGTCCAGGCATATCAACGCATATCTGAATGACTTCCTTTTCGATCCGGGGGATGCCAACAAGCCGGTGCACATCCTCTCAGGGGGTGAAAAAAACCGGCTCCTGTTTGCCAAATTGTTTCTTCAGCCCGCCAATGTTCTGGTCCTGGATGAGCCCACCAACGACCTGGACATGGAAACCCTGGAACTGCTGGAGGATCTGCTGGCGGATTTCAACGGCACGGTGATTATCATCAGTCATGACCGGGAGTTCCTGGACAACTGTGTGAGCGATCTGCTGATATTCACGGCTCCGGGTACCATAGAAAGTTTTGTGGGAAGCTACAGCGAGTGGGAACAGCGGCAGAAATCCGCAGAGAATGGCACACGGGAAAATGGAACCCAATCAGCCGGCAAAGCCAAAACCTCCGGCGAATCGGGCAGGAAACCCAAGACCCCAAGCAAAAAACTGAGCTACCGGGAAAAGCAGGAACTGGAATCGCTGCCTGAAACCATATCGGCCATGGAAACCCGAATTGCCGAAATTGAACAATCCCTTGCCGACCCTCTGCTGTATCAGGGTGATGAAGCCGGGGAGAAAACCCGCATCTTAAGCACGGAGCTTCAGGAATTGAATATCACTCTGGAAAATGCATATGAACGATGGGATGTTCTGGAGCAGAAACAGGGCTGACAAACCGCCGCCGGCAGTCGATTGCCGCAGGTTTGCCCCGCGGCGGCGCAATCTGCCGCCGCCGGCCTTCGACTGCCGCCCGGTACACCCCTACATTATGGGGGAAAAGATACGCAGAATGCTGTTTCGCAGCTTGATGAACGGAGACTGGCTGGTAAGGCTGGCATGGGTCACTTCTTCGCAGAATGCCAGGTCCCTGCGGAACTGGTCCACCAGCTGTCGGGACAGATCTTCGTCATAGATCACTGCGTTGGCTTCAAAATTGATATGGAAGCTGCGCATATCCATATTGCAGCTGCCTACGCTGCATATTTTTGAGTCAGCAACCACGGTTTTGCTGTGGAGAAATCCCCTGCGGTAGAGATACAGCTTCACCCCCGCATCAACCAGTCCGGGAAAGTATGTGTGGGCGGCCCAGAAGGGAGGGTGCTTGTCGGGAATACCGGTCATCATGAGATGGACGTTCACTCCGCTCAGGGCGGCAGACTGGAGGGCATGGAGAATGCCCTGGCTAGGGATGAAATAGGGGCTCTGTATCCAGATATCAGTATTTGCATTGGTGATCATCAGAAAGAACAATTGCTCAATGGATGACCAGCGGGAATCCGGACCGCTGAATGCTATCTGAACCGGGGTCTGGCGTTCGCCGGGGTGAAAGGCCGGAAAGAGTTTGCCGTCCAGAACCTGCTCGTTCCCGCTGGACGCCCAGTCGATGAGAAACAGCGCCTGAAGCATCATCACCGAATCCCCGGTAATCCGCAGCGCGGTATCCCGCCATTGTTCGAATTTGCTGCCCCCGTCAATATATTCTTTCCCCACATTGATGCCGCCGGTATAGGCTTTCCGGCCGTCGATCACCACCACCTTCCGGTGGTTCCGGTAATTGATTTTCAGGCGGGCGGGAGCCAGGTTGAGGTCCAGAAAATAGGAAAAGCGGATGCCCGCCTCTTTCAGCTCCCGGCGGTAGGCGTAGGATATTTTGCCGAATGAACCCAGGCCGTCGAATATCAGCTTCACATCCACACCGTTTCGGGCCCGTTCAATGAGAATTTCCTTCAGCTCCTCACCCAGCTCATCGGAACGCCAGATGTAAAACTCCATGTGTATGGTTTCCCTGGCCCTCTTCAGATCGTGGAACATGGAGGCAAAGGCATCTTTCCCGTTGTGAAAAAACCGGATGCGGTTGTTCAGTGTGATAATAGAGTTGTTTCCCGAAAGGAGCATGCGCATGAGTTTGGTCATGTCGCTGTAGGACTCGGATTCGTGGGTCTCGATGAGCCGGGAAATAAAATCCTGCTGGCGCTGGAGCACCGGCTGCAAAAAGGACCCGAAAATATCTTCGGGTTTCTGCTGAACGATTTTCCGCTTCTTCCAGTTGATTCCCAGCAGGACGTAAAAAAGCACCCCGATCCATTTGAACAGGAAGATCACAAGAAGCCATGCAATGGTGGTTTCACTGCTTTTGGTATCATCCAGGATGATAACCATGGATGTGAACAGGGTCACTCCAAGGCTGATAAGGGAAAGCAGTTGAAAGGGATCGCTTATACTCATATGTGTATGGATAGTACAACCATATGGATTCAAACACAATAATTGCGTTATCGCCGCAACAGGATATAATGGGCATCAGGAAACACATTATGAAAACACAATCCTACACCCATGCCTTCTCCGCCCTGGATCTTGGGTTCACCTCCATCCCCAACCGGATTCTCATGGGATCCATGCATACCGGCCTGGAAGAGAAGCCCGGCGGCTTCTCCAGACTTGCGGAATATTACCGGGAACGGGCGGAGGGCGGCGCCGGGATGATCGTCACCGGCGGCATCGCTCCGGACATACGGGGCTGGACCAAACCTTTCGCCGCCCGGATGAGCAGCTTCATTCATGTGCTGAAGCACAGGAAGATTACCCGGACGGTGCACCGCTACCCCACGAAAATCTGCATGCAGATTCTTCACACCGGCCGATACGGCTACCATCCCTTCACCGTATCGGCGGAAAAGCGCAAAGCGCCCATCAACCCGTTCACCCCACGAGCCATGACCCCAGCCATGATCCGCAGGAGCATCCGTCATTTCGCCCGGGCAGCCTCCCTTGCACAGCGGGCAGGCTATGACGGAGTGGAGATCATGGGGTCCGAAGGCTATCTGATCAATCAGTTTCTTTCTGCACGGACCAATCAGCGGGAAGATAAATGGGGGGGCAGCCTTGAAAACCGGATGCGGCTGGCCCTGGAAATTGTGAAGGCCGTCCGGGAAAAGGTGGGAAGGAAATTCATCATCATATTCCGTATATCCCTGCTGGAACTGGTTGAGAAGGGCAATCAGTTTGATGAGAGCCTGATACTGGCCGGAAAGCTTGCGGATGCCGGAGTGAACATTCTCAACACCGGCATCGGGTGGCATGAATCCCGGGTTCCCACCATCGGGGGAATGGTCCCCAGGGGCGTATTCACCAGGGTTACCGCAGAGCTGAAAGACCGCTTGGAAATACCTGTGGTGGCAACCAACAGAATCAACCGCATGGCGGACGCCGAATCCATTCTGGCATCCGGGGAAGCGGATATGGTTTCCATGGCCCGCCCCTTCCTCGCCGATCCGGAGATAGTACAAAAGGCCCGGGAAAACCGGGAAGAAACCACCAATATCTGCATCGCCTGCAACCAGGCCTGTCTGGACCATGTGTTCCTGAACCGCAGCGCAAGCTGCCTGGTGAACCCCCGGGCGGGCCAAGAAACCCGCATTCCCCGGCCGGAAGACAACAGGGCGAAACATCCTCTGCGGATCGGGGTGGCCGGGGCCGGTCCGGCAGGCCTCTCCTTTGCCATTCATGCAGCAGCCCGGGGTCACCGGGTGGAACTGTTCGAAAAGGAACAAGATATCGGCGGCCACTTCACCCTGGCGGCCAGAATTCCCGGCAAGTCGGAGTTTCTCTCAAGCATTGCGTACTACCGGAACATGCTGGAGGTTCACAGGGTGACCGTGCATCTGTCCCGTCCCTTCACCCCCGGGGACGCAGCCCGGTTTGACAAAGTGGCGGTGTGTACCGGAATCAAACCCCGGAAGCCGGATATTCCCGGTGCGGACCTTCCCCATGTTCTGGGGTACCGGGAAGCTCTCAGCGGAGATTTCACCCCTTCGGGGAGAGTCGCCATAATTGGGGCCGGGGGCATCGCAGTGGACACGGCAAACTATCTTCTCCAGCCCAATTTCCGGGGAGTCTCCATGACCGATGAGGAGTTTTTTACCCATTGGGGAATTGATCCCCTGTCATCGGTTCCCGGCGGTCTGACCATGAACCCTGCCGCTCCGGAATCCGGTCCGCTCCGGGGCCGTATCACCATGATGCGCCGCTCCAATGCAAAGCCCGGTGCGGGACTTGGAAAAACCACCGGCTGGATCCACCGTCTGGAGCTGAAAAAGGGAGAGGTTGAGTTTATCCCGTCTGTGCAGTACCGCAGCATTGACCCCCGGGGCGTCAGTATTACCGACGGGGAAGGACGGGAGCGGAGAATAGAGGCGGAAACAGTGATCGTGTGCGCAGGACAGGTTCCTGATAACGGCCTTTCACGGGAGCTGGATTCCGCAGGCATTTCCCACCTCCTTATCGGCGGGGCCAGGGAAGCCGATGAGGTGGATGCCAAGCGCGCCATAGATGAGGCGGTTCGCCATGCGGCCCGGATCTGACGCCCCTGCCCGGCCCAACAGCCTTACCAGGGAAACCCTGAACTCCGAAAGCATTGCCAGGATTGCCGCACAGATCAAAGAGACCTGGCCGGAATTTCCCGCATCCCGGTTCCGGCTGGAAGCAAACCGGGGATTGGAATCCCTGAATTTCATGGATCGCGCCCAGCAGATCAGAGACTGCTTGATCCGCCGGCTGCCCGGGAATTTCCGGGAAGCCGCAGCAATTTTATCTTCATCTGTGGGTCCCCCTGCAATGGAGGACGCAATTCAGGGAGTGGAAGGGTTTTACATCCTGCCCATGAGCATGTACATCTCCCGCATGGGACTGAACGATCCCGACGCCGCTCTGCCCGCCCTCTACGAAATGACCCGGCGGTTCACAGCAGAGTTCGATATCCGGCCCTTTCTCATACGGCATGAACAACAGACCCTGGGCTTTCTCATGCATATTACCGACGATGCCAGTCCCTTCGCCCGAAGGCTGGCCAGCGAGGGAACCCGCCCCCGCCTTCCCCTGGCTCCCCGCCTCCGCAGGTATATTGATGATCCCTCACCCCTGATCCCCATCCTGGAGAGGCTCCACGACGATCCCAATGAGATGGTGCGCCGGTCGGTGGCCAACAACGTAAATGATATCAGCAAAGATAACCCCCGGATGGCACTGGAGCTCATGCAGGCCTGGACATCCCGGGCTTCCGCCGGTGGTGAGGCCCGGGACGAAAGGACCGATTCAACCGAAAAAGGAAGTGCTTCCCGTCCGCCATGGGTGGTGCGCCACGGCGTCCGCAGCCTCGTAAAGTCGGCGAATCCACAGGCGCTGGAGCTGTTGGGCTATTCGGGTGCCCGGCTCCGGGTTGCAGGCTTCACCCTGGCGCCGGAGGAAGTGGAGCTGGGGGATGCCCTGGAGATGAACATCCGCATCGAGTCCGCCGCGCACTATGATCAAAAACTCTTAATCCAGTATATCCATCGTCATCCCAATGCCAGGGGAGGATACGGCGAACGAAGTTTCTTCCTGAAGCGGACAAATCTGGAAGCTCAAACCGTGCTGAATGTCCGGAAACTTCACCGGTTCCGGGCTTCTGTCAACAGACGCTACTATCCGGGACAGCACAGCATGATTATCCGGGTGAACGGCCGCCGCCTTGGGGAAGCACCCTTCCGGTTCAAGTCCGCTTCAAGTGAGTGAGGCCCTTACTGCTTCCAGTGCAAATGGGGATATGTTGAAAGAAACAGAAGCCTGTAGCTTCGGTAATTGGTGATAATGGTGGCTATGGCTGAAGATGCGATGATTCCGAAAAATATGAGAATCTGATATCCGGCAGCCTCCAGGGGACTCGCACCGGCCACCATCATCCCCGCCATTGCCCCGGGAATGTGAACTATCCCCAGGGTCTTCAGGGAATCGATCCGGGGAACCAGAGCGGTCTTCATGCTCATCTGCATGGGTATGCGCATGGCACTGCGGAAATCCATACCGTCCAGCATCAATGCCTCCACCATCTCCTGCTGGGAGGAAAAATCGCTGAGCGTCCGGCTGAACAGCAGGGCAATGCTTCGGCTTGCATTCCCCACAAGCATCCCGAAGATGGGGATGGCTATATTGGCCTGGTTCTCCAGACCTCCGCTGAGCAGAAATACCCCGATAATGCTCACCGTACTCATGCTCATTGCAAGAAGACTGGTGACAAACGCCCCGGGAATTTCCCGGCCCCGTTCCCAGGACACCCTGGCGCCCATGAGTATCATCACCAGAATAATCAGCAGTTTCAGAGACCAGTGTCCGGCGAAAATCGGCAGCAGAAGCAATGCGATAAACAGCAGCTGGACCACCGCCCGCAGGGAAACCTTCACCAGTTCCCCGTGAAGCTCCAGCTTCATCCCCATGGATATGATCACCGGGACAAGCAATATGAGATAGGCGATGATCCACTGGTCCCACTGCATGCCTGAGTTTTCGATGAACGCCAAAAAAGATTCCCACATTGCCGGCCTCCTCGCTGCGCCGTCAGAACTTCGTTGCCCCCAATATTCCCGGAATCCGAACAGAACCCCGGTAACCCGTCCAAACTCCCCGGCCCAGTCAGATCCTGAATTCATGCTTGTAAGCCTGGAGCATAATCAATATTATCAGAGACATGATTACAATGAACACACACTATAAGAAACTTCAGTCCTCATATCTGTTCTCAAAGATCGGGAAAAAGGTGGGAGACTTTCAGGCTGCCAACCCGGATCAGCGGGTGATAAAACTGGGAATCGGCGATGTGACCCACGCCCTGAGCGAAAGCATTCTCAGCGCTTTTCACAAGGGAGTGGACGACCAGGGAAGTGATGAAAGCTTTCACGGCTACGGTCCCGAGCAGGGCTACGCCTTCCTCCGGGATAAGATTGCCGAATATGATTACCGGCGCAACGGTTGTGATATTTCCCCGGATGAAATTTTTGTCTCAGACGGTGCCAAATGCGACACCGGAAACATCCAGGAGCTGTTCTCCCAGGATATCAGCATCGGAGTCCCCGACCCAGTATATCCTGTGTATGTTGATACCAATGTGATGGCCGGGCGCACCGGCGAGTTTGTCGACGGCCGATACGAAGGGCTGCACTACCTGGAAGGCAACGAGTCCAACGGCTTCGTCCCCTCACCCCCGGATCAGCATATCGATCTGATATATCTCTGCTTCCCCAATAATCCGACCGGAACAGTTGCAACCAGGGAACAGCTGGCAGAGTGGGTGGCGTATGCCCGCCGTGAGAAGAGCCTGATCCTGTTCGAT
It includes:
- a CDS encoding calcium/sodium antiporter; its protein translation is MAIDILLNSGAVLAGLVLLYFGGNYLVKGAGGMALHFKVAPIVVGLTVVAFGTSAPELFVSLFSALQGYTEISLGNVVGSNIINIALILGISSIIVTIPVGQGIVFRDIPLMFFSYLILFAAALPMFWETLAPGEGRIFRIEGLLMIAALVAYVLFLYMYSRQHEDEVSELVEMDEISEEDVNRPVPIMLLEIAGGIAALGFGSDFLIDGASWMARNLFGASDRFIGITIVAFGTSLPELVTSVIAASKKQMDISVGNIVGSNIFNSLMVLGATSLVTPLSIYAAGFTVDILAMILISLLLFLVLLWRRKLERWSGVLFLISYAGYFIYLLQSRGV
- the cls gene encoding cardiolipin synthase, which translates into the protein MSISDPFQLLSLISLGVTLFTSMVIILDDTKSSETTIAWLLVIFLFKWIGVLFYVLLGINWKKRKIVQQKPEDIFGSFLQPVLQRQQDFISRLIETHESESYSDMTKLMRMLLSGNNSIITLNNRIRFFHNGKDAFASMFHDLKRARETIHMEFYIWRSDELGEELKEILIERARNGVDVKLIFDGLGSFGKISYAYRRELKEAGIRFSYFLDLNLAPARLKINYRNHRKVVVIDGRKAYTGGINVGKEYIDGGSKFEQWRDTALRITGDSVMMLQALFLIDWASSGNEQVLDGKLFPAFHPGERQTPVQIAFSGPDSRWSSIEQLFFLMITNANTDIWIQSPYFIPSQGILHALQSAALSGVNVHLMMTGIPDKHPPFWAAHTYFPGLVDAGVKLYLYRRGFLHSKTVVADSKICSVGSCNMDMRSFHINFEANAVIYDEDLSRQLVDQFRRDLAFCEEVTHASLTSQSPFIKLRNSILRIFSPIM
- a CDS encoding THUMP domain-containing class I SAM-dependent RNA methyltransferase — encoded protein: MKFSASCLPGMEELLTAELKELGADQISPGRQAVSFQGDTQMLLNALNQLRSALRVFHVISRLPHDSEGRLYAGLKKISWKKYLKISQNFAIQALESGGKAPASLRYITLKTKDIIVDSLRTPEGRRPSVDRNNPDISFTVLFQKNDALLLRDAAGTPLSQRGYRKDHTGAPLNEALAWGILRLSGFYPRKGPGILVDPMCGSGTFSIEAARYLKDLGIPPHAVQGKAGENRTGAARPDPELTDPKQPDLKQPDPKPADPTSTDPESGRPKPGHKKASGAILVKKKAAAGRDFMCYRWPDVGEQLISASRKRPSPSVSSSSAAENRGGGSSAQTQSGPNTSGGSSSPWRIIASDLDPRAIQIARRNASRAGVEEYIEFYQSDFHSLHESLDLPGSREQAEKNAGSQNREPGEPSATAATRMMILNPPYDMRLQVDDARDFYSRLGDSMKRHWKGYKVHIFSANRDALKHVGLRPDTKLNLKNGQLNAGLYSYSLY
- a CDS encoding FAD-dependent oxidoreductase — protein: MKTQSYTHAFSALDLGFTSIPNRILMGSMHTGLEEKPGGFSRLAEYYRERAEGGAGMIVTGGIAPDIRGWTKPFAARMSSFIHVLKHRKITRTVHRYPTKICMQILHTGRYGYHPFTVSAEKRKAPINPFTPRAMTPAMIRRSIRHFARAASLAQRAGYDGVEIMGSEGYLINQFLSARTNQREDKWGGSLENRMRLALEIVKAVREKVGRKFIIIFRISLLELVEKGNQFDESLILAGKLADAGVNILNTGIGWHESRVPTIGGMVPRGVFTRVTAELKDRLEIPVVATNRINRMADAESILASGEADMVSMARPFLADPEIVQKARENREETTNICIACNQACLDHVFLNRSASCLVNPRAGQETRIPRPEDNRAKHPLRIGVAGAGPAGLSFAIHAAARGHRVELFEKEQDIGGHFTLAARIPGKSEFLSSIAYYRNMLEVHRVTVHLSRPFTPGDAARFDKVAVCTGIKPRKPDIPGADLPHVLGYREALSGDFTPSGRVAIIGAGGIAVDTANYLLQPNFRGVSMTDEEFFTHWGIDPLSSVPGGLTMNPAAPESGPLRGRITMMRRSNAKPGAGLGKTTGWIHRLELKKGEVEFIPSVQYRSIDPRGVSITDGEGRERRIEAETVIVCAGQVPDNGLSRELDSAGISHLLIGGAREADEVDAKRAIDEAVRHAARI
- a CDS encoding TetR/AcrR family transcriptional regulator yields the protein MNLSPEFLHGLEIPRYTSALGRKKLLQLLTIAIQEFLQHGFTNTSTNRIMHNSGLSKGTLFNMFGSKKGLYLYLIKHSTVTLLSVCHRKLSTRPADFLQRLRWLGEVYLDLFIQEPAAFRLLMTIDDPGNQDMAAEFAREHAVKAAKIRQLMFDNITQNTLNINREQIRRITAMILTDVKQRLSGQHDFVPDQHPSASSKAALQQSVPQEDIPQKDTPQKDVAHEILTDLLAFRSGFLQDLDAMLAILRHGVYFDITSEKTDGTAAPG
- a CDS encoding DNA alkylation repair enzyme; this encodes MRPGSDAPARPNSLTRETLNSESIARIAAQIKETWPEFPASRFRLEANRGLESLNFMDRAQQIRDCLIRRLPGNFREAAAILSSSVGPPAMEDAIQGVEGFYILPMSMYISRMGLNDPDAALPALYEMTRRFTAEFDIRPFLIRHEQQTLGFLMHITDDASPFARRLASEGTRPRLPLAPRLRRYIDDPSPLIPILERLHDDPNEMVRRSVANNVNDISKDNPRMALELMQAWTSRASAGGEARDERTDSTEKGSASRPPWVVRHGVRSLVKSANPQALELLGYSGARLRVAGFTLAPEEVELGDALEMNIRIESAAHYDQKLLIQYIHRHPNARGGYGERSFFLKRTNLEAQTVLNVRKLHRFRASVNRRYYPGQHSMIIRVNGRRLGEAPFRFKSASSE